A window from Drosophila willistoni isolate 14030-0811.24 chromosome XR unlocalized genomic scaffold, UCI_dwil_1.1 Seg143, whole genome shotgun sequence encodes these proteins:
- the LOC26529116 gene encoding arginine kinase isoform X2: MGLCASKDKKEKVIEGEVANGGEPNGTAAVAASSGDEGKQDTMVDAAVLAKLEEGYAKLAASDSKSLLKKYLTKEVFDNLKNKVTPTFKSTLLDVIQSGLENHDSGVGIYAPDAEAYTVFAELFDPIIEDYHGGFKKTDKHPASNFGDVSTFGNVDPTNEYVISTRVRCGRSMQGYPFNPCLTEAQYKEMEGKVSSTLSGLEGELKGKFYPLTGMEKAVQQQLIDDHFLFKEGDRFLQAANACRFWPSGRGIYHNDNKTFLVWCNEEDHLRIISMQQGGDLGQIYGRLVNAVNEIEKRVPFSHDDRLGFLTFCPTNLGTTIRASVHIKVPKLAANLAKLEEVAGKYNLQVRGTRGEHTEAEGGVYDISNKRRMGLTEYQAVKEMYDGIAELIKLEKSL, translated from the exons atgggTCTCTGTGCCTCTAAGGATAAAAAGGAGAAGGTGATCGAGGGCGAGGTAGCCAATGGCGGTGAGCCCAATGGCACTGCAGCTGTAGCTGCATCTTCCGGAGATGAAGG CAAACAAGACACCATGGTTGACGCTGCTGTTCTCGCTAAATTGGAAGAAGGCTACGCCAAGCTCGCCGCCTCCGACTCCAAGTCGCTGTTGAAGAAGTACCTGACCAAGGAAGTCTTCGACAACTTGAAGAACAAGGTTACCCCCACCTTCAAGTCGACCCTTTTGGATGTCATCCAGTCCGGTTTGGAGAACCACGACTCTGGCGTTGGTATCTATGCTCCCGATGCTGAGGCCTACACCGTCTTCGCTGAGCTGTTCGATCCCATCATTGAGGACTACCATGGTGGCTTCAAGAAGACCGACAAGCACCCAGCTTCCAACTTCGGTGATGTGTCGACCTTCGGCAATGTGGATCCAACCAACGAGTATGTGATCTCTACTCGTGTCCGTTGCGGTCGCTCCATGCAGGGCTATCCCTTCAACCCCTGCTTGACCGAGGCCCAGTACAAGGAGATGGAAGGCAAGGTCAGCAGCACTCTGTCCGGTTTGGAGGGTGAGCTGAAGGGCAAATTCTATCCATTGACTGGCATGGAGAAGGCTGTCCAGCAGCAGCTGATCGACGATCATTTCCTGTTCAAGGAGGGCGATCGTTTCCTGCAGGCCGCCAATGCTTGCCGCTTCTGGCCCAGCGGTCGTGGTATCTACCACAATGACAACAAGACCTTCTTGGTCTGGTGCAATGAGGAAGATCATTTGCGTATCATCTCCATGCAGCAGGGTGGTGATCTTGGCCAGATCTATGGCCGTCTGGTCAACGCTGTCAacgagattgagaagcgtgtgCCCTTCAGCCACGATGATCGTCTTGGTTTCTTGACTTTCTGCCCCACCAACTTGGGTACCACCATCCGTGCCTCCGTGCACATTAAGGTCCCCAAGCTGGCCGCCAACTTGGCCAAGTTGGAGGAGGTCGCCGGCAAGTACAACCTCCAGGTCCGCGGCACTCGCGGTGAGCACACCGAAGCCGAGGGTGGTGTCTATGATATCTCCAACAAGCGTCGCATGGGTCTCACCGAATACCAGGCCGTCAAGGAGATGTACGATGGCATCGCCGAGCTGATCAAGCTAGAGAAGAGCTTGTAA
- the LOC26529116 gene encoding arginine kinase isoform X3 has product MFALWYLTFAVDEIRKQDTMVDAAVLAKLEEGYAKLAASDSKSLLKKYLTKEVFDNLKNKVTPTFKSTLLDVIQSGLENHDSGVGIYAPDAEAYTVFAELFDPIIEDYHGGFKKTDKHPASNFGDVSTFGNVDPTNEYVISTRVRCGRSMQGYPFNPCLTEAQYKEMEGKVSSTLSGLEGELKGKFYPLTGMEKAVQQQLIDDHFLFKEGDRFLQAANACRFWPSGRGIYHNDNKTFLVWCNEEDHLRIISMQQGGDLGQIYGRLVNAVNEIEKRVPFSHDDRLGFLTFCPTNLGTTIRASVHIKVPKLAANLAKLEEVAGKYNLQVRGTRGEHTEAEGGVYDISNKRRMGLTEYQAVKEMYDGIAELIKLEKSL; this is encoded by the coding sequence CAAACAAGACACCATGGTTGACGCTGCTGTTCTCGCTAAATTGGAAGAAGGCTACGCCAAGCTCGCCGCCTCCGACTCCAAGTCGCTGTTGAAGAAGTACCTGACCAAGGAAGTCTTCGACAACTTGAAGAACAAGGTTACCCCCACCTTCAAGTCGACCCTTTTGGATGTCATCCAGTCCGGTTTGGAGAACCACGACTCTGGCGTTGGTATCTATGCTCCCGATGCTGAGGCCTACACCGTCTTCGCTGAGCTGTTCGATCCCATCATTGAGGACTACCATGGTGGCTTCAAGAAGACCGACAAGCACCCAGCTTCCAACTTCGGTGATGTGTCGACCTTCGGCAATGTGGATCCAACCAACGAGTATGTGATCTCTACTCGTGTCCGTTGCGGTCGCTCCATGCAGGGCTATCCCTTCAACCCCTGCTTGACCGAGGCCCAGTACAAGGAGATGGAAGGCAAGGTCAGCAGCACTCTGTCCGGTTTGGAGGGTGAGCTGAAGGGCAAATTCTATCCATTGACTGGCATGGAGAAGGCTGTCCAGCAGCAGCTGATCGACGATCATTTCCTGTTCAAGGAGGGCGATCGTTTCCTGCAGGCCGCCAATGCTTGCCGCTTCTGGCCCAGCGGTCGTGGTATCTACCACAATGACAACAAGACCTTCTTGGTCTGGTGCAATGAGGAAGATCATTTGCGTATCATCTCCATGCAGCAGGGTGGTGATCTTGGCCAGATCTATGGCCGTCTGGTCAACGCTGTCAacgagattgagaagcgtgtgCCCTTCAGCCACGATGATCGTCTTGGTTTCTTGACTTTCTGCCCCACCAACTTGGGTACCACCATCCGTGCCTCCGTGCACATTAAGGTCCCCAAGCTGGCCGCCAACTTGGCCAAGTTGGAGGAGGTCGCCGGCAAGTACAACCTCCAGGTCCGCGGCACTCGCGGTGAGCACACCGAAGCCGAGGGTGGTGTCTATGATATCTCCAACAAGCGTCGCATGGGTCTCACCGAATACCAGGCCGTCAAGGAGATGTACGATGGCATCGCCGAGCTGATCAAGCTAGAGAAGAGCTTGTAA